In Aerosakkonema funiforme FACHB-1375, the genomic stretch AATGGTAATGCAAACCATAGATCTAGCCGATCGCATCCATCTGCGCTCCAACGGCACCGATGTCATCCGCATCCACTGCAACCATCCGGGTGTACCGCAAGACAAAACTAACCTAGCTTACCGCGCCGCAGTATTGATGACAAAGCAATTTCCCAACGCTTTTGCACAGTATGGCGGCGTCGAAATCGAAATTGACAAACACATTCCCATCGCCGCCGGTTTGGCAGGTGGATCTACAGACGCCGCCTCAGTTTTGGTAGGCTTGGATTTAATGTGGAATTTGGGTTTAACTCAGTCGGAATTGCAGGAACTGGCAGCCCAACTCGGTTCGGATGTGCCTTTTTGCGTCACGGGCGGGACGGCAATCGCCACCGGACGCGGTGAAAAACTCGCCCCCTTACCGGATTTAGATAAAATATACGTGATTCTGGCAAAATACCGCCATTTGGAAGTTTCGACAGCTTGGGCTTACTCTACCTACCGAAAGCAATTCGGCAACACATATGCCTGCGATACCCAAAGCATAGAAGCGCGTTCCGCCAAGGTAAATTCAGGCTGCCTCGTGAGTGCGATCGCCCACAAAGATAACGCTAAAATCGGTGAGTGTCTGTACAACGACTTAGAAAAAGTCGTCCTGCCAACTTATCCCCAAGTGTTGCAACTGCGGGAAGCTTTCCAACGCACAGGCGTTTTAGGCACAATGATGTCAGGTTCTGGCCCCACAGTCTTTGCCCTCAGCGAGTCCTTAGATCGAGCAAACCAAATTAAAAAAGAAGTAGCCAATGCGATCTCCGACCCGGATCTGGACTTCTGGATAGCCCAATTTACTCCTAGCGGCATTGGCGTCGCTAATTAACGAAAAATTTATGAATAATCCCACTCCAACTCAAAATACCCCCTCCGCATCCGATCTCGCTAGCCCTAGCTCTCCGAGTCCTCTGCGTTGTTTGATCGGTTCCCTCATTGCTACGGGAATGACGATCGGACTTTATTTTCTGACCTCTTCCATTGCCCAGACTTTTGCCGCCAAACCAATTCAATCCCACAACGTTACAGTTATTAATATCACCGTTGCCGTCCGCACCTTAGTTGTCGGCATCAGCTCCTTGGCAACCTTCGTGTTTGGCATAATAGCGATCGGTCTGATCGCCCTAGCCATTCAAATTTCCATTCAACAGGTGAAAAATCAGCCCGCCCCACCCCAAAATTAATAAGTAATTATTTTTTCTAGGCAATAAAAGCGAGTAAGGTGGGCATGACCCACCTTATTAAAAACCTCTTAGACTGAGATAAAAATCGGTGCAAACTACACCAAATAAGAAATTACAAACGAAGACAAAGCTTCTCTTCTTTAATTTTCCATTCAAGACGGCAGTCCTGGGCGTGGCAGGCTAAAACCGTTAGCAACAGGGGCATACATAGGGTGCGAAAAACTGACATGAGCCATACCCGACCTGGGAGACTCATTCTGTCGTACCACGATCGGTTCATCTCTGTAGAGTCCGATCGCGCCATCCAGTCGTGCATTCGCTAAATTCGCACCGCTGAGATTGGCGTTGCTGAGGTTGGCACCGCTCAAATTAGCATTCAGCAGGTTAGCATCTCTCAAATCCGCACCACTCAGGTTAGCATCTTTCAAATTAGCACCCACTAAGCGGCCATCGCATAGAGTGGCATTGGACAGATTAGCACCTGTCAAATTGGCATTCCCCAAATTAGCACCACCCAAATCGGCACCACAGAGATTAGCACGATTCAGATTAACTCCAATCAGATTAGCACCATCTAAATCGGCACCGCTCAGGTTGGCTTCGCTCAAATTGGCATTCACCAAGTTGGCAAATCCCAAGTCAGCACCGGACAAAGGCACCGGAAGCTACGGTGGTAAGCTAACCAGTTATGCAAAACTGACGGGTGTGGAGTACAGTTTCTCCGCAATCTGGAATCCAAGCTAACCACTCGCTCTCGGAAAGCTCACAAAGAAGTAGTGCTTCATCAAAACTGAACGGGCTGGGAAGCTCTAAAAGTTTTACCCATGTGGAAGGTTGAAGTTCCCCTGCCAAAGGGGTCGGTTCCGTATCTACTGACCAATTACAGGGATGCAAACGGGATTTTCCAGCAACTTTCAGTTCGCAGATGTCGAGTTTCATAATCTTCTTGCCTCGGTAAGCAGCTTGCTGCCAAGCCTTTCCGATCGCCTAGCGGGACCCGATTTGGACAAACCCGATAAATCAACCCGGTTTCTCGCCCTGTCCAGCATCAGTCTTGTTTGAACAGATCGCGTCCTTCGCGTTTCGACCGAAGCGGTCTTAGCTAATGGTTTAAAACGTTTTTATTTCTGTAACTTAAGCTACAGAAATAATTTCTCTTTAGTCAAGTAACTGTCTTAGAACTTAACAGTTGCGATCGAAATTCCTAGAAATCGGCGCAAACTGCACTTTCAAAGCGATATTTCCTTCCCCCGCTGAGATGAAATCTTGCTAGCTTGGAGTATGAACAACAAAGCATTAACGGTAAGCTAGTCCGCACCGTATTGCTTAGGCTGGCAAGCTATCCGTTCGCGGTTGAAAATCATTCTCTATACTGCGTTGGTAGTAAAGTAATGAGAATGTCGATTGAGGGAAAATTATATGCTTGGTTTGTGCCAGCTATAACTCGGAAGCGATCGCACAATTTATCCAGTCTGACTGTGATATTAGGGTGAAAAATACATGACAGTTCTCGATTCCCACTTAATGACCTTTGAAAACGACGAACTTGTGCCACAATCTGCTCAACGGGTTGAACCGATCGAGCAGCTTTTGGCGATTGGCACCGCCCTTTCCAGCAGCCGGAATCTGGAAGAATTACTCAACTTAATCTTATCTAAGAGCCGGGAAATTACTTGTAGCGATGCTGGCAGCGTCTATTTACTAGATCGGAGCGACGCAATTCCCAAGCTGCTATTTAAGGTAGCGCAGAATGATTCTCAACCCAGTGCAACTTTAAACGAATTTGCTATGCCTCTGAGCGGTAAAAGTCTGGCAGGGTATGTAGCGCTTACGGGCAAATGCTTAAATCTGTCGGATGCTTATAATTTACCATCAGATGTTCCCTACCAGATCGACCTCAGTTTTGACCGGGACTTCTCCTACCGCACTCGCTCAGTTCTGGTGTTGCCAATGCAAGACCAAAATGGGGAAATCATTGGGGTGCTTCAACTCATCAATCGTAAAATCAGACCCGATACGATCGTCACTGCCGAAAATGTTGAAGAAGTAACTCAGCCTTATTCAGAGTGGGAAGAGAGGATTTTGCGATCGCTTGCTTCTCAAGCGGCGATCTCTATTGAACGCAATCACCTGCAAGAAAGTATTGAAAACCTATTCGAGAGCTTTGTCAAAGCATCTGTAGAACTGATTGAAATGCGAGACCCGACTACTTCAGGTCATTCTGAGCGAGTGGCTCAACTGGTAGTTCATCTGACTAAAGAGGTCAATTCAGTGACTACAGGTCTGCTACGACCATTTTATTTTACCGATCGCCAAATTAAAGAAATTCGCTATGCCGCACTCTTGCACGACTTCGGGAAAGTTTGCGTCCCCGAAGCGATTTTGGGAAAGCGGAAAAAACTTTATCCCGAACAACTGGAGAGCATTCGTCACCGCTTTGCGCTGACCAGAAGAACTTTGGAGATGGAAACAGCTCAAGCTAAATACCAGTATGTGCTGACGAAGCCGCTCCATCATATGATTGACGTTAACCCCGAAGCAAGCTGTCCTTACTGCCAAGATATTGAAAAACTGGACACTCAGCTGGCTCAAGAGCTCGAAAAACTCGATCGCTACTGGCGACTGCTAGTAGAGGTCAATGAACCAGAAACATTTGAAAATGAGGAATTTCATGCTTTTTCTGAGGAAGCTCTCGCACAACTGACAGAACTATCTCAATACAGATATCGAGACATCGACGGTCAGCTCAAGCCCCTAGTTTCCTTACAAGAAATGGCACAATTAATGATACCCAGAGGCAACCTCACTCCCGAAGAGCGTATGGAGATCGAAGCTCACGTCACCCACACCTATACATTTCTCCAACGCATACCCTGGACAACGCATTTCAAAAACCTCCCTATGATTGCCTACGCCCATCATGAAAAGCTGGATGGCAGCGGCTACCCTCAAGGTTTAAAAGATAAAGACATTCCCATTCAAACCCAGATTTTGACGGTTGCCGATATCTACGATGCCCTTACCGCCAGCGATCGACCTTACAAATGCAGATTGCAGGTGCAAACTTCCCTTCAGATTCTCCGACAAGAAGCCAGCAAAAACAGAATCAACAGGGATCTGGTCGATCTTTTCGAGCAACGCCAGGTTTTCGCAGTCCTGGGTCACTGCCTTGATTGACACTCCTCGGTCTAAAGACACGAGGATTCTTGCTTCATAGGGATGCCAATAAATTTACCCGAACTCTTGCATCTTCACCGTTTGCCCAACGGCTGCGAGTCCTCGAATGAGAACTACTTGAGCGGCGGCAACATCTCTATCAGTTGTATAGCCACAATTTGAACAAACGTGAGTACGTTTTGAAAGTTCTTTCTTGCCTGTCTCAACATCACAACTGGGGCAAATCTGGCTAGTTTTACGGCTGTCTACTTTTTGGAAATTGTAATAAAGCAACTTTTCTTTGGGCTCCCTTCCAATTTTTTGAGCCTAATCGTTTTCTGGAAACACGCTGTTGCAGCAATTTCATCTGGCGTTCCGCATCTACAAAAAACCTCGGACGCTTGACTAAAAGCCCATCAATATCTACTAATCGCTGCAACGGTTTATAGAATAAAGTCGCTCTCTTATGTGCGAGGCCCTAACCCCAGTTTTTTCGGTAGGGGCTAGAAAGTCAAAATTTTTTGCAATTCTTATCCTTTGCCAAAATTTTCCCCACAGATTCCACAACCTTTCCACAAAGGAGTTAAAAATTTTCCACAGCGCTTAAGTAGTTTTCCACAGGTTGTCACGGTCGGATCGAGTGTTTCTGTCCATCTGGGGATTTTTTTGGCAAACGCTTCAGCATCTGGGGTATGCTGAGTTTTTATAAAGATATGTAACAAAAAGTGGGTCAAAAAGCTTATTATTGCGTAGCCATTTTGTTAATGTGAAGATTTTTGTAATATTTCGCAGCATTGACAACCCCACCCCCAGATCGCAGACAATGATGCGGCTGACTGATCAGACGATCGGGGAATCAGGAATAAGGGACAAGGCAATGGAACATAGGTGGGTGTCATTCTCTCTATTTGCCCTGCTCCCCCGCTTTCTAGCTTCCCCACTCTCCCCCCTTCTTTGGAGCAGGTGTCTATGAACACAACCGTTAGTATGCTGGCTGAAATCCCGGAAGTACTCCACGAATCGCTCAAAAGCTACTTGGAAACGCATCCAGACTGGGATCAAGACCGGGTTTTTGCTGCTGCTCTCTCTTTGTTTTTGCTACAAAACGGAACTGGAAACACCCCAGAAGCGTCGCGCAGCTATCGTCGGGCTGCCCAGGTATATCTGGAAACGCTTTTCCGCAATTCTGTTTAAAAGTCGATCGAAAATGGGAAATTGGAAACGGTCATTGCAATTAAGGTTCAATAGAGAATAGCCATCGATGACCGATGACATGACAAATGACTGTTGACAAATGACAAACTCGTTAGACAGCTTAATCCTTGGGGCTGGAATTAGCGGTCTGAGCTTAGCCTACACCCTCAAGCAAGATGGACGGCGAATTTTACTGTGCGATCGCCAGCCAAGAGTTGGTGGGAACATCACCACAGGCTCCGCTGAAGGATTTATCTGGGAAGAAGGCCCGACGAGTTTTTCTCCGACGCCAGAATTGCTGAAGCTGGCTGTTGATGTGGGACTGGAGCAAGAGTTAGTGTTGGCCGATCGCCGTTTGCCTCGTTACGTATACTGGCAAGGTCAACTTCAACCGGTGCCCATGAGTCCCCCAGCAGCTATAACTTCCGAGTTGCTGACTTTGCAAGGTAAGCTGAGAGCGTTGAGAGGCGCTTTGGGATTTGTGGCCCCAGCTATGGGGTCTCAACTGTCCGCGCAAGGGGGAGAAGAAACTGTTGCCCAGTTCTTCCAGCGTCATCTGGGATCGGAAGTAACCCAGCGACTTGTAGCTCCCTTCGTTTCAGGCGTCTACGCAGGCGATCGCATCTCATCTGGGCGATACTGTTAAGCTGGGCTGGCAACTCATCCGCCTGCACAAGAGCGATCGATAAACCTACATTGCAGAATTTAATACACCCGCAGGACAAGAACAGGTGGAAGCACGTACCCTAGTTCTCACTTCACCTGCCTACGTCACATCTGAGGTGTGGCAAAATTTGGCACCGAGCGCAAGCCAAGCTTTGAAAGAAATCCCCTATCCTCCCGTAGCCTGCGTTGTCCTCGCCTATCCAGAAACTGCGCTCAAACATCCTCTACGCGGCTTTGGCAACTTAATTCCACGCGGTCAGGGAATTCGCACTCTTGGCACTATCTGGTCTTCGAGCTTGTTTCCCGGTCGCGCTCCGGCTGGATGGCAACTGCTAACCAACTTTATCGGCGGTGCAACTGATATCGAAATTGGCGATTTAGACGACGAGCAAATTGTCCGAGCGGTTCATCAAGATATCCGTCGTATCCTCCTCAAACAAGATTTACAGCCAAAAGTTATCGCTGTACATTTGTGGAAACGTGCTATTCCGCAATATACTCTCGGTCATCATCAACGCTTGGAGCAAATAAATCGAGATTTGGAGCAATTTCCCGGTTTATTCCTATGCAGTAACTACTTTGATGGCGTTTCTCTAGGAGACTGTGTTAAACGAGCTGTTGAGCGATCGGCTGAAATTCGCCAATATTTGCAACTGACACCTGTAGGTTGATTAAAGCGTCAGACTTAAAACTTACAGTTCCCTCATTTGTAGGGTAAATACAGGTTTGTCTGATTTTGATAACAATGTCAAATCTTGCAGGCAATAAGCTTTGTTATGATTAAATTTGCGAAAAGCTGAAACTTTCCTTAAAAATCATGTCTGAGAGAGCGACATCAATCTAAAATCCAAAATTCAAAATCTAAAATCTAAAATTAATCCAATGCTGCACGTTTCTGGGCTAAATGTCTACTATGGCGAAAGTCACATTCTCCGCAATGTGGATTTGAGCATATCCGCTGGGGAAATGGTGTGCTTGATCGGACGCAACGGTGTGGGTAAAACTACGCTGCTGAAAACGATTATGGGTTTGCTCAAACCCCGTACTGGTTCGATTAATTTTGCGGGTGAGTCGATCGACGGTAAGTCCCCGGACAAACGGGCAAAGTTGGGCATTGGTTACGTCCCCCAAGGACGGGAAATTATTCCCCGTTTGACGGTGAAGGAAAATTTGCTGTTGGGTTTGGAGGCAAGGGATGCAGGCAGGATGCCTGCGCCACAATTGCCTGACAATAAGCAGGAAATTTCAGAGGAAATTTTTGGGCTGTTTCCAGTTCTGAAAACGATGCTTTCTCGCATGGGTGGGGATTTGAGTGGCGGACAGCAGCAACAGTTAGCGATCGCTCGCGCTTTGATGGGACGCCCGCGCTTACTCGTACTTGACGAACCCACGGAAGGCATTCAACCTTCCATTATTTTAGAGATTGAGGCGGCTGTGCGCCGGATTGTTGAGTCTACAGGCATTTCTGTGCTGTTAGTCGAGCAACACCTGCATTTTGTACGGCAAGCCGATCGCTACTACGCTATGCAAAAAGGCGGTATTGTCGCTTCAGGGCTAACTAACGAACTCAGCCAAGATGTGATTCAAAGGTTTCTGGCAGTATAACTTTCATTAGACATCTCCTCCAAAAGAATCTTAAAGGGCAGACAGGATGCCTACCCCACAAGAATTTTTGGAGATGTCTAATTCACTTCCCTCCCCGTGGACGGGGAAGGGGTGGGGTGCAACGTACCTATCTTTGGGATTTAATTCATAAACTTATAATTATACAACATAATGAACAAAAAGTCAGCGTTAAAAAGTATGGTTTTTTGTTGTAGATTCTTGACAAAAAAATCATAATTGCTGTAAAGCTCGGATGACGTTTGGTTAAGTTAGTTGTATTACTGAAAATGTAAACAGCTATCTGCCTGCGATCGGGGTTATTTTGCTAGCCAAGTTAACTTGGTTGACGTTCACTCTTTCGTGAAGCGCGAGCCTAAATATATAGTGATATTAAAAAACGTTAAATCAACAATATCGGGGATTCCACAAAGACTCCAACCCAAAATTCTCATTTTTACCTTTGGCGCATCCCTACTGCCAGTGGTTTTGGTATTCGGGATAGCTTGGCGATTTGTGTATCAACCTCTGACAGATTTGGAAAAAACTCGACTTGACGATCAAGTCCTCGCTTTTCGAGGATTCACATCTGCTACGGGGAAGGGATTGCAAGATTTAGCCAACGGCTATGCAATCTGGACAGCTTTATATAATGCGGTACAGAAGCGCGATCGAGCTTGGATGAAGGAGGAGGTAACAGACCAACTGGTTTTTTCCACAGATGTGGATAACGTGCAGGTGGTGAATCGCTTTGGCGAAACTCTAGCAGAACGGGGAAGTGCTTGGCGATCGATTGCGGTGCAAGAAAGGGTTGTTGGTGCGATCGCGAAGAAAAAACCATTGCAGGAGTTGGTTACATATGGCGATCGGCAGATGTTAATCTTGGTGGCAGCACCTATTTTTCAAAGCGACGGTAAAGGTAATTCACCCGGAACCTTGATTGTAGGTCAAACACTGAATGATGCTTGGTTGCGAAAGTTTTTGAATTTTTCCCAAGCTACTACTAAGCTGGCAATTATTTCCCTTGACGGACAGTTAATGCTTTCGAGCATTGAAAAAATGAGTAGCGATACTTGGGAGGAAAATAATTTAACTGCTACGGTTTTACCGGCAATTAAACGAGGTGAGTCGGTGTACCGGATGGAACCGGAATCCGGACATAATACGATCTACGCTCCCATTAAGTCTGCGGGTAAACCTGTGGCGATCGCTAAAATTCAGATTTCGTCCGAGTATTTTCAGCAAGCATATTTAGTTCTCAATCGCGTAATTTGGATTGGCTTAGCGATGGCGATCGTATTATCGATTGCGATCGCTCGCCTGTTAGCAAGGCAAATTGGAGAGCCGATTAAACAATTAGCTCTTCGTAGCAAAACTCTCGCCACCGGGGATTTAGATTCACTCATTCCCGGTATTGATTCTGGCGGCGAAATCGGTCAATTGGCGAATGCTTATCAGGAGATGGCTACAGCTTTAAAAACGCTCATCTGTAACTTAGAGCAACGGGTGGCAGAACGCACTCAAGAGTTAGAATTAGCCCGTCAAACTTTGGAAGAACGAGTAAAGGAGCGAACTGAAGAACTTTGGCAAAAAAATCAGCAATTGCAGTCAGCCCACGACCAATTACAGCAATTAAATTTAGAAATATCTACTAAAGCCGAGCAACTTTCTCAAGCCCTGAAAAACCTTAAAAAGGCTCAAGTTCAATTGGTTCAAACTGAAAAAATGTCCAGTTTGGGTCAATTGGTTGCTGGGATTGCTCACGAGATCAATAACCCGATTAACTTTATCTACGCTAACCTCAGCTATGTCAATCGCTATACGCAAAATTTGCTAGATTTAGTAGATATTTACCAAGAAAACTATTCGAGTCCTGAAATTGAACAAATTATTGAACAGATAGAGCTAGATTTTTTAAGGATCGATTTGCCTAAAATTATCTCTTCTATGCAAAGTGGGGCCGATCGCATCAGTAAAATTGTCCTATCTTTGCGAAACTTCTCCCGGTTAGATGAAGCCGAAATGAAGCTTGTTAATATTCATGAAGGACTCGATAGTACTTTGCTAATTTTACAAAGTCGTTTGAAAATGAACAAAGGATATACCGATATAGAATTAATTCAAAAATACGGCAATTTACCCCTAGTAGAATGCTATCCCAGACAGATAAATCAGGTATTTATGAATGTTATTAGCAATGCAATTGATGAACTGGAAAAGCTAAAAGAACAACAAAATAAACAAATTACGATCGAAACAGAAGTGCAAACAAAAAATGAAATTCGTATCACAATTCGGGATAACGGTTCTGGGATATCAAGAGAATTAAAACATAAAATATTCGATCCTTTTTTTACCACGAAGCCAGTTGGAAAAGGTACTGGTTTGGGACTTTCCATTGCCTACCAAATTATTGAAAAGCATGGTGGTTACATAGATGTAATTTCCGAACCTGGTTGCGGTGCGGAGTTTGCGATCGTTCTACCCATAAAGCAACTTTAACAAAGCTACTTCTTTAGGAGGAGGAAAATAAGAAAGCATATACTATAAAACGGCAAACGTTTCCCGATCGTGTAGAAATGTTTTATGAAACATATCTACAGCTTCTTTTAATAAAAAAAGCGATCGCAGCGGATGACCTAGCAGCCATCGATACTTCAGAGTTTGTGAGAATATAATATTTGTTGAGTTCGTCGCTAATTTATGCAGTCTTTCTCTGAGCAAATATCTGCTAACATTACAGAAAAGCCAATTTTTAGCCTGGTTCTCAAACTGACGTCAAAACAGTCTTTATTTGTGTCCGACATTCTCATATACAACTATCATTGCAGGGAAAATATTTTGAATTCTTTGGAAGTGTTAAGGCTCGTTTCCATAGGCTCAGAAACAAAGATTGAAAATTCTAACGTAAAGTTTAATTTATTTGGCGAATCCAATCCAATTACTATTTCAGATTTTATCATTACTCCTAAATTGGGATTAATGCTCCGTTTCAACTCGTCACAGAGCTTTTTTTATTCTTCTCCAAAAAAAGATTCATCAGAAACATCAGAATTAACCTTTTCTACAGAAGACGACATAATAGTCGAACCTTACTTTTACGTCAAATTTACTCCAATGGAGAAGTAAGTATGAACAGCAATTACAACTTTCCCGAAAAAAGATTAATCCCTCCAGAAAATTTGCCAGATAACTTGGAAGTTCCAGATAACACTATTTTAGTTATTCCAGACCAAGGGGTATTCAAAAATCCTGATAATCTTAAAAAATTAGACCAAAAACGAGATTGGTTCAATCAGCATTTTTACTTTTGCCTTCCTTTGACTTTTGGGAATCAACACGGCTTTGTTGTTGTCGCTACTTCCGATCTTGTGATTCGGTGGGATGGGACAAATAGCGTATCGGGATTGTATATCCATCAAATTGGAGACGTTCCTAACCCAAACTTTTTGACCGTCAAATCTCATTTTGGATCTGGAATTTTAACTGTTCATCCTCGCTATATGTTCCGGACGCCTAAAAATGTCAACTTAATGGTTAAGGAACCGCCAAATTATCCGGTGGACGGGTTAAGCTGGATGAATGCGGTTGTTGAAACTGATAATTTGCGACGAGATTTTACTTTTAATATCAAAGTGACAAGAGCTAATTATGATATCTATATAAAAAAAGGTATGCCATTAGGTTGCATTCTACCATATCCCAGGTATTTTATTGATAATTATAAGTTAGAAGAATTAACAAACACCGAACAACTAGAAGTCGCTCGCCAAACGATGCAATATTTTTCCAAAGAAAGAAGTGAAATAGATCGAGGTATGCCTGGATTGAGGTACATGAATGGTGAAGATATTTATGGCATAAAATTTGACCATCATCAAAAGGTTTTGGATAATGGTAAATGGTGGGAACAAGTTAAAGATAAAACATAAGATGGCTAAGTCACAGTCTGAAGAAAATTCCAAGCAGGAAAGCTTTGGCACTGCCAAAGTGTATATAAACAATGCCAAATCGATTCTCAACAAAGCGACGGGTTTTATCGATTATTACGATTTTACACTCAACCCTTATCGAGGCTGTCAGTACGGATGTAGCTATTGCTATGCGGCGGCATTTAGTCCCAATTCTAAAATGCGACAAGATTGGGGTAACTGGGTGATTATCAAACAGAATGCAGTGGAAATTTTGGAAAAAGAATTGCAGAAATGGCAGAAGAAAAATCCAGATAAACCTGCCAGTATTTATATGAGTAGTGTCACCGATCCCTATCAGCCGATCGAATCCAAACAAATGCTAACGCGAGGCTTGTTAGAGGCGATGGTGAAGTATCAACCTA encodes the following:
- the urtE gene encoding urea ABC transporter ATP-binding subunit UrtE, with the translated sequence MLHVSGLNVYYGESHILRNVDLSISAGEMVCLIGRNGVGKTTLLKTIMGLLKPRTGSINFAGESIDGKSPDKRAKLGIGYVPQGREIIPRLTVKENLLLGLEARDAGRMPAPQLPDNKQEISEEIFGLFPVLKTMLSRMGGDLSGGQQQQLAIARALMGRPRLLVLDEPTEGIQPSIILEIEAAVRRIVESTGISVLLVEQHLHFVRQADRYYAMQKGGIVASGLTNELSQDVIQRFLAV
- a CDS encoding pentapeptide repeat-containing protein — translated: MPLSGADLGFANLVNANLSEANLSGADLDGANLIGVNLNRANLCGADLGGANLGNANLTGANLSNATLCDGRLVGANLKDANLSGADLRDANLLNANLSGANLSNANLSGANLANARLDGAIGLYRDEPIVVRQNESPRSGMAHVSFSHPMYAPVANGFSLPRPGLPS
- a CDS encoding DUF3082 domain-containing protein; translation: MNNPTPTQNTPSASDLASPSSPSPLRCLIGSLIATGMTIGLYFLTSSIAQTFAAKPIQSHNVTVINITVAVRTLVVGISSLATFVFGIIAIGLIALAIQISIQQVKNQPAPPQN
- a CDS encoding HD domain-containing phosphohydrolase; the encoded protein is MTVLDSHLMTFENDELVPQSAQRVEPIEQLLAIGTALSSSRNLEELLNLILSKSREITCSDAGSVYLLDRSDAIPKLLFKVAQNDSQPSATLNEFAMPLSGKSLAGYVALTGKCLNLSDAYNLPSDVPYQIDLSFDRDFSYRTRSVLVLPMQDQNGEIIGVLQLINRKIRPDTIVTAENVEEVTQPYSEWEERILRSLASQAAISIERNHLQESIENLFESFVKASVELIEMRDPTTSGHSERVAQLVVHLTKEVNSVTTGLLRPFYFTDRQIKEIRYAALLHDFGKVCVPEAILGKRKKLYPEQLESIRHRFALTRRTLEMETAQAKYQYVLTKPLHHMIDVNPEASCPYCQDIEKLDTQLAQELEKLDRYWRLLVEVNEPETFENEEFHAFSEEALAQLTELSQYRYRDIDGQLKPLVSLQEMAQLMIPRGNLTPEERMEIEAHVTHTYTFLQRIPWTTHFKNLPMIAYAHHEKLDGSGYPQGLKDKDIPIQTQILTVADIYDALTASDRPYKCRLQVQTSLQILRQEASKNRINRDLVDLFEQRQVFAVLGHCLD
- a CDS encoding DUF2811 domain-containing protein, translated to MNTTVSMLAEIPEVLHESLKSYLETHPDWDQDRVFAAALSLFLLQNGTGNTPEASRSYRRAAQVYLETLFRNSV
- a CDS encoding DUF6065 family protein, with product MNSNYNFPEKRLIPPENLPDNLEVPDNTILVIPDQGVFKNPDNLKKLDQKRDWFNQHFYFCLPLTFGNQHGFVVVATSDLVIRWDGTNSVSGLYIHQIGDVPNPNFLTVKSHFGSGILTVHPRYMFRTPKNVNLMVKEPPNYPVDGLSWMNAVVETDNLRRDFTFNIKVTRANYDIYIKKGMPLGCILPYPRYFIDNYKLEELTNTEQLEVARQTMQYFSKERSEIDRGMPGLRYMNGEDIYGIKFDHHQKVLDNGKWWEQVKDKT
- a CDS encoding ATP-binding protein is translated as MILKNVKSTISGIPQRLQPKILIFTFGASLLPVVLVFGIAWRFVYQPLTDLEKTRLDDQVLAFRGFTSATGKGLQDLANGYAIWTALYNAVQKRDRAWMKEEVTDQLVFSTDVDNVQVVNRFGETLAERGSAWRSIAVQERVVGAIAKKKPLQELVTYGDRQMLILVAAPIFQSDGKGNSPGTLIVGQTLNDAWLRKFLNFSQATTKLAIISLDGQLMLSSIEKMSSDTWEENNLTATVLPAIKRGESVYRMEPESGHNTIYAPIKSAGKPVAIAKIQISSEYFQQAYLVLNRVIWIGLAMAIVLSIAIARLLARQIGEPIKQLALRSKTLATGDLDSLIPGIDSGGEIGQLANAYQEMATALKTLICNLEQRVAERTQELELARQTLEERVKERTEELWQKNQQLQSAHDQLQQLNLEISTKAEQLSQALKNLKKAQVQLVQTEKMSSLGQLVAGIAHEINNPINFIYANLSYVNRYTQNLLDLVDIYQENYSSPEIEQIIEQIELDFLRIDLPKIISSMQSGADRISKIVLSLRNFSRLDEAEMKLVNIHEGLDSTLLILQSRLKMNKGYTDIELIQKYGNLPLVECYPRQINQVFMNVISNAIDELEKLKEQQNKQITIETEVQTKNEIRITIRDNGSGISRELKHKIFDPFFTTKPVGKGTGLGLSIAYQIIEKHGGYIDVISEPGCGAEFAIVLPIKQL
- the ispE gene encoding 4-(cytidine 5'-diphospho)-2-C-methyl-D-erythritol kinase, with the translated sequence MRSYTLIAPAKINLYLEILGDRPDGYHELAMVMQTIDLADRIHLRSNGTDVIRIHCNHPGVPQDKTNLAYRAAVLMTKQFPNAFAQYGGVEIEIDKHIPIAAGLAGGSTDAASVLVGLDLMWNLGLTQSELQELAAQLGSDVPFCVTGGTAIATGRGEKLAPLPDLDKIYVILAKYRHLEVSTAWAYSTYRKQFGNTYACDTQSIEARSAKVNSGCLVSAIAHKDNAKIGECLYNDLEKVVLPTYPQVLQLREAFQRTGVLGTMMSGSGPTVFALSESLDRANQIKKEVANAISDPDLDFWIAQFTPSGIGVAN